The Papaver somniferum cultivar HN1 chromosome 3, ASM357369v1, whole genome shotgun sequence genome includes a region encoding these proteins:
- the LOC113358543 gene encoding carboxyl-terminal-processing peptidase 2, chloroplastic-like isoform X3, translating to MDVVSYSSAAAPLSLVLSSSIRNPNGILNFTNPSFQFQPLKKNSYRFRLVLVSCVKPQKLGLYSANVKKVLNWKGKLKQHFPFGLVRFVVGVVLVMSVSIAVSRTPSSALTEENLLFLEAWRTIDRAYVDKKFNGQSWFRYREDALRKEPMKNREETYTAIRKMLATLNDPFTRFLEPEKFKSLRSGTQGALTGVGLSIGYPIGFDGSPAGLVVISSTPGAPAYRSGIRSGDVILAIDGTSTETMGIYDAAERLQGPEGSSVELTILSGPETKQMALKRERVSLNPVTSRLCEVAAVGKDTSRIGYIKLTTFNQNASRAVKEAIKTLRSNNVNAFVLDLRDNSGGLFPEGIEIAKIWLDKGVIVYICDSQGVRDIYEADGNNAIATSEPLAVLVNKGTASASEILAGALKDNKRAVVFGEPTYGKGKIQSVFELSDGSGMAVTVARYETPAHTDIDKVGVIPDHPLPTSFPKKEDDFCSCLKDSASACYLNKVKLFSR from the exons ATGGATGTAGTTTCTTACTCATCTGCAGCTGCTCCTCTTTCTCTCGTGCTTTCATCCTCCATAAGAAACCCTAACGGAATCCTGAATTTCACCAATCCTTCGTTTCAG TTTCAGCCATTGAAGAAGAATTCATATCGATTTCGTTTAGTTCTGGTTAGTTGTGTCAAACCTCAGAAATTAGGTTTATATTCTGccaatgttaaaaaagtgctaaATTGGAAGGGGAAACTTAAGCAACATTTCCCCTTCGGCCTTGTTCGATTTGTTGTTGGAGTTGTATTGGTTATGTCAGTATCCATTGCTGTTAGCAGAACTCCTTCCT CGGCACTCACGGAAGAGAACCTCCTTTTCTTGGAAGCGTGGAGAACAATTGATCGTGCATATGTTGATAAAAAGTTTAATGGGCAAAGTTGGTTTAGGTATAGAGAGGATGCCTTGCGGAAAGAACCAATGAAAAATCGAGAAGAGACAT ATACGGCTATAAGGAAAATGCTTGCCACACTAAATGATCCATTCACCCGCTTTCTGGAGCCAGAAAAGTTCAAGAGTTTGAGG TCCGGCACTCAAGGTGCCCTTACAGGTGTAGGGCTTTCCATTGGTTATCCTATAGGGTTTGATGGATCACCTGCAGGGCTTGTTGTTATTTCATCTACCCCAGGAGCACCAGCTTATAGGTCTGGCATTAGGTCTGGAGATGTTATTTTGGCAATTGACGGTACAAGTACTGAAACAATGGGAATTTATGATGCAGCTGAACGATTACA GGGTCCTGAAGGAAGTTCAGTGGAATTGACCATTCTCAGCGGACCTGAAACAAAACAGATGGCCCTGAA GAGAGAGAGGGTCTCGCTGAACCCTGTGACCTCTAGACTATGTGAAGTCGCTGCTGTGGGAAAGGACACATCCCGAATTGGTTACATCAAACTAACAACTTTCAACCAAAATGCTTCTA GAGCTGTTAAGGAAGCAATTAAAACTCTACGTAGTAACAATGTCAATGCTTTTGTGTTGGACCTTCGAGATAACAG TGGTGGCCTTTTCCCAGAAGGAATTGAGATAGCTAAGATCTG GTTGGATAAGGGTGTTATCGTGTATATATGTGATAGTCAAGGAGTTCGAGATATTTATGAGGCAGATGGAAACAATGCGATAGCAACATCAGAGCCTTTAGCTGTGCTG GTAAACAAAGGAACTGCCAGCGCTAGTGAGATACTAGCTGGCGCTTTGAAAGATAACAAGCGAGCAGTTGTGTTTGGAGAACCGACATATGGGAAAGG GAAAATACAGTCGGTTTTTGAGCTATCTGATGGTTCTGGAATGGCAGTAACTGTGGCTCGATATGAGACTCCTGCACACACGGATATTGACAAG GTGGGTGTGATACCGGACCATCCGCTACCCACATCATTTCCAAAGaaagaagatgatttttgtagctGCCTTAAAGACTCAGCATCTGCTTGTTACCTAAACAAGGTCAAGCTGTTTTCAAGGTGA
- the LOC113358543 gene encoding carboxyl-terminal-processing peptidase 2, chloroplastic-like isoform X1 produces MDVVSYSSAAAPLSLVLSSSIRNPNGILNFTNPSFQFQPLKKNSYRFRLVLVSCVKPQKLGLYSANVKKVLNWKGKLKQHFPFGLVRFVVGVVLVMSVSIAVSRTPSSALTEENLLFLEAWRTIDRAYVDKKFNGQSWFRYREDALRKEPMKNREETYTAIRKMLATLNDPFTRFLEPEKFKSLRSGTQGALTGVGLSIGYPIGFDGSPAGLVVISSTPGAPAYRSGIRSGDVILAIDGTSTETMGIYDAAERLQGPEGSSVELTILSGPETKQMALKRERVSLNPVTSRLCEVAAVGKDTSRIGYIKLTTFNQNASRAVKEAIKTLRSNNVNAFVLDLRDNSGGLFPEGIEIAKIWLDKGVIVYICDSQGVRDIYEADGNNAIATSEPLAVLVNKGTASASEILAGALKDNKRAVVFGEPTYGKGKIQSVFELSDGSGMAVTVARYETPAHTDIDKVGVIPDHPLPTSFPKKEDDFCSCLKDSASACYLNKVKLFSSLGQINYGLAPIILPCIYG; encoded by the exons ATGGATGTAGTTTCTTACTCATCTGCAGCTGCTCCTCTTTCTCTCGTGCTTTCATCCTCCATAAGAAACCCTAACGGAATCCTGAATTTCACCAATCCTTCGTTTCAG TTTCAGCCATTGAAGAAGAATTCATATCGATTTCGTTTAGTTCTGGTTAGTTGTGTCAAACCTCAGAAATTAGGTTTATATTCTGccaatgttaaaaaagtgctaaATTGGAAGGGGAAACTTAAGCAACATTTCCCCTTCGGCCTTGTTCGATTTGTTGTTGGAGTTGTATTGGTTATGTCAGTATCCATTGCTGTTAGCAGAACTCCTTCCT CGGCACTCACGGAAGAGAACCTCCTTTTCTTGGAAGCGTGGAGAACAATTGATCGTGCATATGTTGATAAAAAGTTTAATGGGCAAAGTTGGTTTAGGTATAGAGAGGATGCCTTGCGGAAAGAACCAATGAAAAATCGAGAAGAGACAT ATACGGCTATAAGGAAAATGCTTGCCACACTAAATGATCCATTCACCCGCTTTCTGGAGCCAGAAAAGTTCAAGAGTTTGAGG TCCGGCACTCAAGGTGCCCTTACAGGTGTAGGGCTTTCCATTGGTTATCCTATAGGGTTTGATGGATCACCTGCAGGGCTTGTTGTTATTTCATCTACCCCAGGAGCACCAGCTTATAGGTCTGGCATTAGGTCTGGAGATGTTATTTTGGCAATTGACGGTACAAGTACTGAAACAATGGGAATTTATGATGCAGCTGAACGATTACA GGGTCCTGAAGGAAGTTCAGTGGAATTGACCATTCTCAGCGGACCTGAAACAAAACAGATGGCCCTGAA GAGAGAGAGGGTCTCGCTGAACCCTGTGACCTCTAGACTATGTGAAGTCGCTGCTGTGGGAAAGGACACATCCCGAATTGGTTACATCAAACTAACAACTTTCAACCAAAATGCTTCTA GAGCTGTTAAGGAAGCAATTAAAACTCTACGTAGTAACAATGTCAATGCTTTTGTGTTGGACCTTCGAGATAACAG TGGTGGCCTTTTCCCAGAAGGAATTGAGATAGCTAAGATCTG GTTGGATAAGGGTGTTATCGTGTATATATGTGATAGTCAAGGAGTTCGAGATATTTATGAGGCAGATGGAAACAATGCGATAGCAACATCAGAGCCTTTAGCTGTGCTG GTAAACAAAGGAACTGCCAGCGCTAGTGAGATACTAGCTGGCGCTTTGAAAGATAACAAGCGAGCAGTTGTGTTTGGAGAACCGACATATGGGAAAGG GAAAATACAGTCGGTTTTTGAGCTATCTGATGGTTCTGGAATGGCAGTAACTGTGGCTCGATATGAGACTCCTGCACACACGGATATTGACAAG GTGGGTGTGATACCGGACCATCCGCTACCCACATCATTTCCAAAGaaagaagatgatttttgtagctGCCTTAAAGACTCAGCATCTGCTTGTTACCTAAACAAGGTCAAGCTGTTTTCAAG TCTGGGTCAAATAAACTACGGACTGGCGCCTATTATCCTCCCTTGCATTTACGGTTAA
- the LOC113358543 gene encoding carboxyl-terminal-processing peptidase 2, chloroplastic-like isoform X2, protein MDVVSYSSAAAPLSLVLSSSIRNPNGILNFTNPSFQPLKKNSYRFRLVLVSCVKPQKLGLYSANVKKVLNWKGKLKQHFPFGLVRFVVGVVLVMSVSIAVSRTPSSALTEENLLFLEAWRTIDRAYVDKKFNGQSWFRYREDALRKEPMKNREETYTAIRKMLATLNDPFTRFLEPEKFKSLRSGTQGALTGVGLSIGYPIGFDGSPAGLVVISSTPGAPAYRSGIRSGDVILAIDGTSTETMGIYDAAERLQGPEGSSVELTILSGPETKQMALKRERVSLNPVTSRLCEVAAVGKDTSRIGYIKLTTFNQNASRAVKEAIKTLRSNNVNAFVLDLRDNSGGLFPEGIEIAKIWLDKGVIVYICDSQGVRDIYEADGNNAIATSEPLAVLVNKGTASASEILAGALKDNKRAVVFGEPTYGKGKIQSVFELSDGSGMAVTVARYETPAHTDIDKVGVIPDHPLPTSFPKKEDDFCSCLKDSASACYLNKVKLFSSLGQINYGLAPIILPCIYG, encoded by the exons ATGGATGTAGTTTCTTACTCATCTGCAGCTGCTCCTCTTTCTCTCGTGCTTTCATCCTCCATAAGAAACCCTAACGGAATCCTGAATTTCACCAATCCTTCGTTTCAG CCATTGAAGAAGAATTCATATCGATTTCGTTTAGTTCTGGTTAGTTGTGTCAAACCTCAGAAATTAGGTTTATATTCTGccaatgttaaaaaagtgctaaATTGGAAGGGGAAACTTAAGCAACATTTCCCCTTCGGCCTTGTTCGATTTGTTGTTGGAGTTGTATTGGTTATGTCAGTATCCATTGCTGTTAGCAGAACTCCTTCCT CGGCACTCACGGAAGAGAACCTCCTTTTCTTGGAAGCGTGGAGAACAATTGATCGTGCATATGTTGATAAAAAGTTTAATGGGCAAAGTTGGTTTAGGTATAGAGAGGATGCCTTGCGGAAAGAACCAATGAAAAATCGAGAAGAGACAT ATACGGCTATAAGGAAAATGCTTGCCACACTAAATGATCCATTCACCCGCTTTCTGGAGCCAGAAAAGTTCAAGAGTTTGAGG TCCGGCACTCAAGGTGCCCTTACAGGTGTAGGGCTTTCCATTGGTTATCCTATAGGGTTTGATGGATCACCTGCAGGGCTTGTTGTTATTTCATCTACCCCAGGAGCACCAGCTTATAGGTCTGGCATTAGGTCTGGAGATGTTATTTTGGCAATTGACGGTACAAGTACTGAAACAATGGGAATTTATGATGCAGCTGAACGATTACA GGGTCCTGAAGGAAGTTCAGTGGAATTGACCATTCTCAGCGGACCTGAAACAAAACAGATGGCCCTGAA GAGAGAGAGGGTCTCGCTGAACCCTGTGACCTCTAGACTATGTGAAGTCGCTGCTGTGGGAAAGGACACATCCCGAATTGGTTACATCAAACTAACAACTTTCAACCAAAATGCTTCTA GAGCTGTTAAGGAAGCAATTAAAACTCTACGTAGTAACAATGTCAATGCTTTTGTGTTGGACCTTCGAGATAACAG TGGTGGCCTTTTCCCAGAAGGAATTGAGATAGCTAAGATCTG GTTGGATAAGGGTGTTATCGTGTATATATGTGATAGTCAAGGAGTTCGAGATATTTATGAGGCAGATGGAAACAATGCGATAGCAACATCAGAGCCTTTAGCTGTGCTG GTAAACAAAGGAACTGCCAGCGCTAGTGAGATACTAGCTGGCGCTTTGAAAGATAACAAGCGAGCAGTTGTGTTTGGAGAACCGACATATGGGAAAGG GAAAATACAGTCGGTTTTTGAGCTATCTGATGGTTCTGGAATGGCAGTAACTGTGGCTCGATATGAGACTCCTGCACACACGGATATTGACAAG GTGGGTGTGATACCGGACCATCCGCTACCCACATCATTTCCAAAGaaagaagatgatttttgtagctGCCTTAAAGACTCAGCATCTGCTTGTTACCTAAACAAGGTCAAGCTGTTTTCAAG TCTGGGTCAAATAAACTACGGACTGGCGCCTATTATCCTCCCTTGCATTTACGGTTAA